The genomic interval CTCACCTCGGAAGCTGTTAAGCCTTTCCAGCATCCCAGTGATGGTCCATGTACTGAGCTGTGGGTCCAAAGGCTGGGGGATATACAGCTGCATTAACTGACTCCTGTAAAGAGAAAGGCCCGCTTACTAATAGGCCCAAAGGTATCATTAGCAACCCACTGATGATGCTTCAACAGAATCCTCATAATTACCTTTAAAGGGTATGAATTTAACTGCTCAGATGGATGAACACTGCAGTTGCTATGATATTTTACAATCTACTACCTTGCTCTTGGCATATCAAACCTAGTAGAATGTGCCGCCGCAATCAAAACTGTTTCCTTCCTTCTAGCTTCCCTAGAGGATCCACACAGCAATTCACATCTAATTCCTGAAATCTAATAGGCGGAAAATTGTTGGAACTTATCATTTAATACATATGAAAGCTCAGCACTATTGTATGTTCTTTCTTTATGAATTCTACCTCACACCTTTTCTCAGCATCCTTCTACCTACTGTTTCTCTGAGCTTATCTGCCTTTCCCATGGATGACCAGGAATAATCCTTGGATAACTAGGATTTGGAAATTAGGGGCAGGAAAAATCGTCATCTCTTTGCAACTTCTACAGAAAGCCTTGCAATAGAAACTGCGCTCCTCTCCACCATACGGTCACCAAAGGGTAGACTATATAAAACCTGGCAGACTATtagagaaggaaggaataaatacagagagaaagataCTTCGTATTGAAAGGGAGGGTTCATCTTAGCAGAAATAGCCTGATCACTGTCACAATTATCATGATTTGAATAGAGGAGCAAACTTACCTTTTCATTGTGTCTTCCACACCctgtaaagaaaaagagaggaaggctTAGTTTTCAGCACAAACTCTCCTCTTAAGTCTAGTTTCAGGATATGAGATTATACTGAAAAATtcattatttccagttttcttccttaGATTAAAATCATTTGTCATTTCCCTTCTCCTTATAAATATGAAATCCAATCTCACATTTACATTAACTGACAAGATCATAATCTTAATAAAATTGAAAGTCAAACGTTCTTAGGGTGCATGAATGACTGTTCTTTGTCCTGATATACAGAAGTATTCACAGGGGTTTCCCCAAAGTTCTTTGGTGTGTGGACtccaaatctgctgctgctgctgctgctaagttgcttcagacgtgtccgactctgtgcgaccccatagatggcagcccactaggctcctctgtccctgggactctccaggcaagaatactggagtgggttgccatttccttctccaaagcatgaaagtgaaaagtgaaagcgaagtcactcagtcatgcccgactcttagcaacaccatggactgcagcctaccaggctcctccatccatgggattttccaggcaagagtactggagtggggtgccattgccttctctgaatctagAACTTCAAAATAGAAAGGATGAATGCATCCTATGGTTACACATGTTACACATATTATCAAGTGCAAATATAAAGTTAACTTATCTGTTCAACACAGTCATCCCTCATTATATGAAGGGAATTCATTCTAAGAACCCCCTTGGATACTAAAATCCATCGGGTGTTCAAATTTTTATATACAATGGCACAGTATATCTGtataatatacacacattttcctgtatactttaagcatctctagattacttaaaggcttcccaggtggcccagtggtaaaaagTGCACCTGCTCAGCTGGAGACAAGGGTTAGATCTCTGagttgaagatcccctggggaaagaaatagcaacccactccaggattctccaggagatagtgaaagacagggaagcctggcgtgctgccatccacagggttgcaaagagtcagatacaacttaacaactgaacaatgaacaaccagtattcttgcctgaaaagtcgcATGTAcggagaagccaggcaggctatatatggggtcgcaaagagttggacacgacttagtgactaaataacaagatTACTTATAAGATCTAATATAATGTAAATTCTATGTAAATCATTGTCAGCATTGGCAaattgaagtttttcttttttgaaatttctgaattttcttaaaaaatattttccattggtGGTTTGTTGAGTCCCTAGATGCAAAACCTGTAGAGAGTTGGAAGGGCAACTGTATGGTAGAAGGATATAAGAAggtttgggagatttttttttttctggctctgTTACTTGAATCTTGCCACATAGCCCTCCTTCTTCCATAGAAGGCAAAACTGATGTTTTGTCTCCAGGTTATACTGGAGGAACAAAACCTACCATCACAGAGGTAGAAGAGTCAGAATctggactttggagtcagaaaaaTAACGGAAGTCAAAGAAGATATAATGTCAAATGATACAAGTGTTTTCCAAGCAGGTTGGTGTTCTGCAGCCAACATCCGTCCTTAGTCCTTACCTGGAGCATGTCCACATCTGCTTTAAGGCACATTTCCTTCAGTTCCTCATATGTTTTTCTCAGGAGTTTCCCCATATGAATCATTCTGGCTACATTTCTATTGAGTCGCTGAAAAATAACTGTGCcttcaattgccaacatctctaaatgtttttgcttttcttcctggaGATACTGACACACTTTAGGGTATTCAGCTCGTATCATCACCAGTCGTAGATTTATAAAACCCTGCAGTGACATTGGATGAATTAGATCATGTATTTGGATGGGATTTTATTCTTCCCTTATTATCTGTTGTCTATGTGTTGTATATAGAATGCTTGTCTTCGTTCATTTGGACTACTAACAAAAGTACTAAAGACTGAGTGCTTATTAATAACCGAAATTTACTTCTCACTGTTCAGTAAGGTAAGAAATACAAAATTAGTGCCAGCAGGTTTGGTGTACAGTGAGAGCCCACCTCTTAAataggcatctttttttttttttttttgcttaataataattaaaatatactcCACTTTACAAAGCACATTCACAtacttggttttcattttttaccatatgcatgtatttttttgttgaagtattattgattttcaatattgtgttagtttcagatatactgtaaagtgattcagttatccatatacatgtgtatagCTAATtcttttttccaattctttttcactataggttattacaagatactgattatagttccctgctgagtgctgaagagttgatgcttttgaattgtggtgttggagaagactcttgagagtcccttggacagcaaggagatccaaccaggcaatcctgaaggaaatcatctctgaatattcattggaagggctgatgctgaagctccaataatttgatcATctaatacaaagagccaactcattagaaaagaccctgatgctgggaaagattgaaggtggaaggagaaagggacgatgGGAtgagatggatgtgagtttgagcaagttctgggagttggtgatggacagggaagcctggtgtgctgcagtctgtggggtcgcaaagagttggacacaactgagcaactgaactgaactgatagctccctgtgctataaagtaggtccttgttgtttatctatttttatgtagaatagtgtatatatgttaatcctaaattcctaatttatccctcccctcaccttcccctttgataaccataggCTTGTTTTCTGTGACTATTGGCCTATTTCTGATCTGTAAATAAGTGTAATTGTatcattcttttagattccacacgtgatatcatatgatatttgcctttctctgattacttcccttggtatgataatctctaggtccattcatgctactgcaaagggcattatttcattctttttatggctgagcagtacttcattgtataaatatactacattttcttCATCAACTCATCTGTCAACgaacatttaggtttcttctatGCCTTGGCTAAATAGCCATCCTCTGGttttgtcctcacatggcagaaggggcaAGTCTCTactaagcttcttttttttttagggcttCTTTTATAAGAATCCCATTAATAAGGATTCTTTCCTAATGACCTAATCACTTTCCAAAGGCCAAACCTCCTAACACTATCATTTTgggggttagaatttcaacatttGAACTATGGGGGACCCAGACTTTCAGACCATAGCTTCTGTCTTCTGTGCTCCAGAAGGATGTGTTCTCAGAGACCTTCTGGCTCACTCCCTTTGATCCTTTTAGATCTCTACCCAGATGTAACCTTCATGATGGGTATTCTCTGGCCAGCATACATCCCCCAAACCTGTACTATTTATATATATCCCTGCtttaattttcttccaagaactTTACAAATGTGATGTATTATAAATGTTATTCTTCTTTATTTGTTGTATGACTTCTTTTACAAGATTATATCCTACTGAAGTcattgatttgtttctttttgtccaTTTCCATATCTCTCTGTGGACCTATAACAGTGAGCAACATATCACATGCCCTCCTATGAAAGAATGGTTCATTAGGAAAACCATCTTAAATGATCAGGGTAATTTTGTTATTGTCCTGCAGTATTTTTACAGCACTATGTACAGATTTCTCTTTAATGAAATATTCTGTAATATAGCCTGCTGATGTATCTTCTTTAGAAGTCATTGagttctttgaaaatgaaaatgtagttCAACTTCTTTAGTTTCAGGCTCTCCATTCATAAATGTGAACCAATGAATAATAAAACCCCAAATCCTTAGCTAGGCATCTTGCCGTGGCTATAATTACATTGCCAGCCATACCTCTCACTGCCTGCCTCGTACCGTATGTACTAATTAATAGGAGCTATCTACATGCCCCAGATAATTCTATGATTTTTTCTCATATTTAGCTTTCTTGTCCCTTAGATCTCTGTGTTATGAATTTACAGGTTCTACTAAAACATTAGCTTcagggtgatttttatttttttgagaagctTTACATTCAAAGTTTATTAAACTCCTACAGAACTGTTTTTTTACCTTCATCCGAGTGACCCTTGCATTTTGTTTTGTGATACTGCATTTTCTTGTCTCTGCTGAAGTATTAGTGGTAGATATTGCTTTATCAAGATAATCAggaaaaatcttttatttacCTATTGGGGTCATTCAACATGAAATCCTACATTGAAGGTCATGTTTTTCCATATGCAGCCCTCTTTGATCACCCTCTCAGGGGACATTATGATTTAATTCAAGTTCTTCCACTGTAAGTTACCAGGTTATTTGTTCCAAACTGGCTCCAAGGGATTCAGGGTCTGCGGCTTACCTCCCATGCTCTGAATGTGTTGGTCACTTTTTTTATATTTCGttgattttcctgtttctttttccaaataGACTTCATTTGCATCAGAAGGTGCTCCTGCAAAATAACTATTATTTGTAGCACTAGAATAGCAAAGTTAGTacatttcagatattttaaagaagatataaGGGGATGAACATGGGACAAACAGTAAAAAGAGCAGATATGTCAGTAATTTTCCTTTGGAATACTATCTCCTAAATCTGGGGAGATCAAACAAAGATGGAATGTctaaatttgaaaaaatgtaaTCCATTATCTGAGGAATCTAGCATTGAATTTATAATAACCTGGTCAGTTTTCAGAAGTGAatcttgcttttgtttctgggtttgttttttttttttttttttttcatgttacacatttttttaagtcaacatgaacaaattcctagaaagacacaaattaccaaaattaactcaagaagaaatggaaaatgtgaaCAGGCCTGTATGTAGTAGAGAGAGTGAATCGATAATGAAAAATTTTCCAACAATGAGAAGCCAagaaccagatggtttcactgatgAAATGCACCAATCATTTAAAGAAGAATCAATACTAATCTTTCTCCAACTCTTCTAAAATAATGGAAGAGGAAGGAATACCTTTTAATTCATTCTGTGAGGTCTCTTGCTTTATATTTAATTGTGAAATATTAGCCCTCAGTTTTCCTGTGGCACTGTTAGAAAATGTTGGCCAGTGTTTCTAAATCTGCTATAATTAGAACAGGACCATTATAATCATGTTTGTGGTAGCCAATGACTTTTACTGAAACTAGATATTTATCTTCCACACTGTGTGCacgcttagtggctcagttgtatctgactctctgcgacgccatggactgtagcccaccaggttcctctgtccatgggattctccgggcaagaatattagattgggtagctattcccttctccaggggatcttcctgacccagggatcaaccccacgtctcctgtattgcaggcagattcttaactgtctgagccaccagggaagcccatctaccaCATTACTTCTGAAGTACCAGCATCCTAATCCTCATCAATTTCATCATCATTCCTCTCTTTCAGCTCAACAGAATTTAAACATCAGGAAAGCAAGGATGATATCTAGTTTCTTCACTGCTTTATCTCTAGATttcagaatagtgcctggcacatggtgttCAAAAATTGTATTTGTTAATAGCATAAAGTGATAATGGTTGTTAACCAATGTATTTTCCTCAGTGCTTATCAGATACAGGGTCTTCCACATTTTAAAGTTCAGTCAGAGATATTACTTACCCTGTAGTGCTCTGCAACCTGCATTACTGAATAGTGTTCATGAGTGGCATGCCCTGTGGAACGAGAGCAGAACAAGCACAGCAGGCTCTTGTCAGCTTCACAGAAGTAGAGCTTTATCACTTGGTGTGTCCTACACATCTGCTTGGCAGAGCCAGGTAACTGGCAGATAACTGAGTTTCCGGTGGAACGAATATGTTTCTTAGCAAGAATAGTGCTTTTGAGGTCCATTTTTGGAGATGCCGCCTTGCACACAGGACAGCAAGTAACTGTTGGGGCATCTTCCCACAAGAGACAGAGGCAGGGAGTACAGAATCGGTGCCCACACCTAATGGTGGCAGGGTCTGTGAACGTGTCCTTGCAGATGGAGCAGATGATCTCAGTGGGGAGACACTGTGCGGAAGCAGATGCCATgtttctaagaaaacaaaaagaaaggactTTCTTGACTTTCAGCATGTGAGCTGAGCTTAAGCTTTCTCTCGCCAATACACATATGTCCTATAGGAGGACAGCCCATGTTTTGAGGATGGTGAAGAAAAGAGAGTCCTATAGACCAGTAAAATGTGTTATTATTTTCCACCATTGGCCTCCAGCACTACTTCTCAGTTCCCTATTAGAAATCCAGTATTTTCCACATATATTATCTCTTTTTCAAAGACAAAGAATCAGAGGTTCTGGGATCATTCATAGGTAGCTAATCATATTGTGTCCGAAACTATCACAATTTTCCCCTTTTTTACTCTCTCTGATTGGTTAACACAAGGTATTTGTTCAAATCCTGGCCAATGAAATAAGACGCTAAAATTCCTAGGACAATTCTAGAAAAAATTTTCTTGTTCCAGAAGAGATGCACAGAATTAATGGATGGCTTTTTCTGTTTCTGGTCATTTTCCAGATATAATGCCCACTTGCATAGCCATTTTGTGATCACAGAATGAGTTGGCCTGAGGAGAAAAGCCAATAGTCTAAggataacaaaaacagaaagaaatggttTTTAACAATGGCATTGAACAATAGTTAACTAATTCTGAAGAAGCCAATTCCCAACTAAATTAACACAAATCTCTAGACTTAAAATCCTAGCAGAAGAAAGTTTGTGTTTACCACCACATACAAAAAGAACTTTGCACAGGATCTACTGCCATATACATGTCGGGGGTTCAACAAAAATCATGCAGCATATCATAAGGCAAGAAAAATTTAGTCTAAACAGACAAAGCAGTCATCAAAACCAGACTTAGATATAAAACAGATATTAGAACTATTAAGATAACTAAGAtagtaacgatgaccctatatgcaagacagcaaaagagacgcagatgtaaagaacagacttttggactctgtgggagaaagcgagggtgggatgatttgagagaatagtattgaaacatgcatattatcatatgtgaaacagatcaccagtccaggttctatgcatgagacagggtgctcagggctggtgcactgggatgaccctgaggggtgggatgaggagggaggtgggaggggggttcaggatggggaacacatgtacacccatggctgactcatgtcaatgtatggcaaaaaccctacaatactgtaaagtaattagccttcagttaaaataaattaattaatttaaataataataactatgATTAGTATGTTAaagacttttattaaaaaaatgttgacaACATGCAAGATAGGTAATTTCAGGAAACAGATGAAAAGTATAAGATAAGCAGATAGGCTAGATATAACATATGCAGAGAATTTTATGTTTGGGTTCAGAAGTAGGTACAAGTAAGAAAATTACCAGTGAGCATGGGAGTATGTCAGTGTAAAATAcaaaaactaaacacaaaaaggaaaaacaaagaataaaaaattacaaCAGAACAGAGCATCAAAGAGCAGTAAGACAACATTAAATGTTGTTTAACATTGTTTAACATCTGTGTGATTagatttccagaaagaaaatgaagatataatagggcaaagtgaagtgaaagtcacttagtcatgtccaactctttgcaggcccatggactatacagtccatggaattctccaggccagaatactggagtaggtagcctttccctttctccagggaatcttcccaactcagggatcgaacccaagtctcccacactgcaggcagattctttaccagctgagccaccagggaaacccaacagGGCAAAAGaagcatttaaagaaataattttagagGCTCTTCCAAAATTAGTGACAGACAGCATAAAAGAGATCTGTGATATTCAGAGAATAtcagacagaaaaatacaaaacgaataagcaaacaaaaacacaactagGCAAGTTacattaaaactaaataaaaacaaataacaaagagaaattctttctttccttctttttttttacaaagataaaTTCATTAAGGGAGtcacagaaataggaaaaataaagattatgcacagaaaaataaagataaaaattagagcagaaaccATGCAGGCAAGAAAACAATTAAGTGACATCTTTAGATTGCTGAGAGAAAACAACTATTAACCCAAAATTCTCATATGTAGTGAAAATATActtcaaaagtaaaatattataatttttcaaaaagaagaaagaaaacttgagGGAATTCAGTTTTATCAGGTCTAATCTAtaagaaagagataaagaagCTCTTCATTTAAAAGCATATGTTGTGCTAAGAAGAAAATTGATCTACTCACAAAAAATAAGTGATACTGGAAATTGAATAAAGGCAAAACATAAgctcttatatttttctttaactcactattttttttaattttttttaaactttacaatattgtattggttttgccatatatcaactaTTTAAAGCAATAGCTTAACAATGAACCATGTGTTTATGAAACTTATGACAAAAATGacacaagaaatagaaaagaggaaTTGGAAATATTATAAGGATTTTACATTAAATGAAAAGCAATATAGTATTACTGAAAGTGGACAAAGATTATTTAAAGAGGTATATTTtgaacggggcttccctggtggctgagtggtaaagaaaccgtctgcaatgcaggagatgcaggtttgatccttgggtcaggaaaattccctgaagaaagaaatggcaacccgttccatattcttgcctgggaaattgcatggacagaggagcccggcaggctacagtccttggggtcgcaaaagagtcggacgcgagctagtgactaaacaacaagaacatttTAAGCTAACTATGTATATTCATAGATGATAAAGCTATGAgtgtagaaaatcccaaagaatcttGTCGGGAGCTGCggtaggcattactgacaaaatggaggcatggccccagacccctctcctcattccgcaggcatggatcccgggatgaaggagttaggccttgtaattctgacttgtcttttcttctcctcagctgagttgactgaaaaggaatattaaggtgcttattgttcttgagaggagcgtAAGAAGGCACAAAAGCCTTCTGtagctgtgctcagaaaataattcataaagttaatcactgacatttgttcaaggacttttacaaaagagtgttccaggatgagcacagaggccatagcttgaggccatgggagggattgctatctgaagcttatttgtgaggagaatgtttatgacaaaggagtttactgaatttagggcttagaaataattaaaacagaagttaaagatttaaggaatgttgtaaagttagcatattttactatagcttatagaagttaggaatttttagagatgctatagctagaagcctttttaagagatagtgagctcaggatgttaggggcaaacaggatttaggaagataagtagtaaactgaggaatgtagcatgagttacaatgtaatcacaagttaactacaGGACACATTAGaagaggtagataatagatgataaggctgattcccaGAGAATCActaaagcaggaactctgtttgaagagcaacaatgatttatggagataataaatctgggagaggagggactgaaaatgtcaaacctctggcccagtatttttgtaaaaatataaaagagaatcttaaacttggaataaacaggcagtccacagaaaaatgagaggctgtctcattgcAGACACTgtccatctcttcaggttgaatccctggctgctggagttgGACTCTGGCAGAATCTAATATAAAACATCCTGGAAGTAATAAGCAAATTTAGCAAGGTCAGAAAACAAAGGGCCAatatataaaaattgattttaatgcCACACACCTGTATGAAAATTTtgtatttgaatttctttaaacTTCACATTTATAATAACTTCAAATAATGAGTTAGTCAAATGCAATAAGTTCTAGagattt from Bos indicus x Bos taurus breed Angus x Brahman F1 hybrid chromosome 29, Bos_hybrid_MaternalHap_v2.0, whole genome shotgun sequence carries:
- the LOC113885841 gene encoding tripartite motif-containing protein 77-like; its protein translation is MASASAQCLPTEIICSICKDTFTDPATIRCGHRFCTPCLCLLWEDAPTVTCCPVCKAASPKMDLKSTILAKKHIRSTGNSVICQLPGSAKQMCRTHQVIKLYFCEADKSLLCLFCSRSTGHATHEHYSVMQVAEHYREHLLMQMKSIWKKKQENQRNIKKVTNTFRAWEGFINLRLVMIRAEYPKVCQYLQEEKQKHLEMLAIEGTVIFQRLNRNVARMIHMGKLLRKTYEELKEMCLKADVDMLQGVEDTMKRSQLMQLYIPQPLDPQLSTWTITGMLERLNSFRVYITLDGKIRNGCVPLIEALRRLQCGPVDRDVPWDAACPENTPTWGAQTFTAGKHYWEVDVGNSGDWVIGLCKESWTSRNDMLLNSEDIFLLLCVSKDGHFSLFSTFPFLPHYIQRPQGYIGVFLDYECGMISFINVARGSLICNFLSRSFSFPLRPFIWCGPK